A window from Toxoplasma gondii ME49 chromosome IX, whole genome shotgun sequence encodes these proteins:
- a CDS encoding hypothetical protein (encoded by transcript TGME49_265538) has protein sequence MGTILHFLSARSTFRPFKVSGGCFLSLACALPAKNWDPRAGMCAGHHQRNSLFQFTKARHSLFAGHRFHSERVYAAMQIIRRNSHASGVEGKAFLGPLFGSSQGLPTASPIALPREPEDKTVDDHQAEEGRRKEKEDKPEKQSVKKGKPHKSPVVDTDINAVTKYMLGMAEKVLREGENITPTTKLTEFRTRDGRMWDGLDTIGFVEDVEELFDVIISDETMDNFETLQEIADLVVAQRQMREMTIRVLCKQ, from the exons ATGGGAACTATTCTACACTTCCTATCTGCTCGATCGACTTTTCGGCCGTTCAAGGTATCGGGAGGATGTTTTTTGTCATTGGCGTGTGCTTTGCCGGCCAAAAATTGGGACCCCCGGGCTGGTATGTGTGCCGGACATCACCAGCGGAACTCGTTGTTTCAGTTCACGAAAGCAAGACATTCACTTTTTGCTGGCCACCGTTTTCATTCAGAGAGGGTGTATGCTGCCATGCAGATAATAAGAAGAAATTCTCACGCTAGTGGGGTCGAAGGAAAAGCTTTTTTGGGTCCGCTCTTTGGATCAAGCCAGGGCCTCCCGACAGCCAGCCCCATAGCTCTACCACGTGAACCTGAGGATAAAACCGTGGACGACCATCAGGCAGAAGAgggcagaaggaaagagaaagaggataAACCTGAGAAACAATCTGTaaagaaaggaaagccgCACAAAAGTCCTGTCGTCGACACCGACATCAACGCA GTCACAAAGTACATGCTAGGCATGGCTGAAAAGGTCTtgagggaaggcgagaacatTACGCCTACAACAAAGCTGACAGAATTCAGAACCCGCGACGGTCGCATGTGGGATGGTTTGGACACCATCGGATTCGTTGAAGAC GTTGAGGAGCTATTCGACGTTATTATTTCAGACGAGACCATGGATAATTTCGAGACTCTGCAG GAAATTGCGGACCTAGTCGTAGCCCAACGACAAATGAGAGAGATGACGATAAGGGTCTTGTGTAAACAATGA